The following proteins come from a genomic window of Yinghuangia sp. ASG 101:
- a CDS encoding helix-turn-helix domain-containing protein: protein MTLDQSPTMRRRQLGMELRRLRDEQELTLGQVAKHIGRVASTVSRIETGQAAPKMIHVRKMLDLYGVPEGDERDALMALAKEGQRRGWWSEYDDFLASDFERYLGYEGGAAGMRVYENRVIPGMLQTEGYATAALRAGRAYGDPDEIKRRVELRLRRQQLLHTDDPLALWIVIDESVLRRRFGGPDVMREQLRHLQTVGSLPHITVQVLPFHAGAHAGIDGPFTIIEFPDPTDPQVVYLEGSAGNLYLEKPRDLRRHNSIFNQLLSAALTREDSHSFIDEIAHEYA from the coding sequence ATGACGCTGGATCAGAGCCCGACGATGCGTCGCAGGCAGCTCGGCATGGAGCTGCGGCGCCTACGCGACGAGCAGGAACTCACGCTCGGCCAAGTCGCCAAGCACATCGGCCGCGTCGCTTCCACGGTCAGCCGGATCGAGACCGGCCAGGCCGCGCCGAAGATGATCCACGTGCGCAAGATGCTCGACCTGTACGGCGTTCCCGAGGGAGATGAACGCGACGCCCTGATGGCCCTCGCGAAGGAGGGCCAACGCCGCGGCTGGTGGTCGGAGTACGACGACTTCCTCGCCTCCGACTTCGAGCGCTACCTCGGCTACGAGGGAGGCGCGGCCGGCATGCGGGTCTACGAGAACCGCGTGATCCCCGGCATGCTCCAGACCGAGGGATACGCCACCGCCGCCCTGCGCGCCGGACGCGCCTACGGCGATCCCGACGAGATCAAGCGCCGCGTTGAACTGCGCCTCCGACGCCAGCAGTTGCTCCACACGGACGATCCCCTGGCCTTGTGGATCGTCATCGACGAGTCGGTTCTGCGTCGTCGCTTCGGCGGTCCGGACGTGATGCGCGAGCAACTGCGGCACCTCCAGACGGTGGGCAGTCTCCCGCACATCACCGTGCAGGTCCTGCCCTTCCACGCTGGCGCCCACGCGGGTATCGACGGCCCCTTCACCATCATCGAGTTCCCCGACCCGACCGATCCCCAGGTCGTCTACCTGGAAGGCTCCGCCGGTAACCTCTACCTGGAGAAACCCCGCGACTTGCGCCGCCACAACAGCATCTTCAACCAACTGCTGTCGGCGGCACTGACCCGCGAGGACTCCCACTCGTTCATCGACGAGATCGCACACGAGTACGCGTGA
- a CDS encoding ATP-binding protein, which translates to MDELDWYTVTFSPEPRSVGRVRAHVAGLCASLGIDGDGPITAISELAANAVEYAGGHGDFTVAARQRAGMLWIVVSDRLPCTIPLVDDVDPLADSGRGLLMARSVSAAFAFGLWERGKSIAVGFPLAGASS; encoded by the coding sequence ATGGACGAACTGGATTGGTACACCGTCACGTTCAGCCCGGAGCCTCGATCAGTCGGCAGAGTCCGTGCCCACGTCGCCGGATTGTGCGCGAGCCTTGGTATCGACGGGGACGGGCCGATCACGGCGATCAGTGAACTCGCGGCCAACGCTGTCGAATACGCGGGTGGGCACGGGGACTTCACCGTCGCCGCACGGCAGCGGGCCGGGATGCTGTGGATCGTCGTCAGCGATCGCTTGCCGTGCACGATCCCGCTGGTGGACGACGTTGATCCGCTCGCGGACTCCGGCCGCGGCCTGCTCATGGCACGCTCGGTGTCCGCCGCGTTCGCGTTCGGGCTGTGGGAACGCGGCAAGAGCATCGCAGTAGGATTTCCGCTCGCCGGGGCGTCGTCGTGA
- a CDS encoding prepilin peptidase: MAGKREEQQSATRRDRRRRNAAALAAVCTATAWAAITALVARRGAELTHAAPLVLAAASPRLICSDLTEQRLRNGDLVVTYTGTLCVITAAAVSQASPGPFVRAVAVSLALLTAGAALTLTTGQFGGGDTKLAAVIGLALGPDAWAAPVVAVLYGFVLAAGAVAVRACAAKARRTPRPTTIPMGPFLLAGALTASLTARPA, encoded by the coding sequence GTGGCCGGAAAACGCGAGGAGCAGCAGTCAGCGACCCGACGCGACCGACGCCGCCGAAACGCAGCGGCACTTGCTGCCGTCTGCACCGCCACAGCCTGGGCGGCGATCACGGCCCTCGTCGCCCGGCGCGGCGCCGAACTCACCCACGCCGCCCCGCTCGTCCTCGCCGCCGCGTCCCCACGACTGATTTGCAGCGACCTGACCGAACAACGCCTCCGCAACGGCGACTTGGTCGTGACGTATACGGGGACGCTGTGCGTGATCACCGCCGCGGCCGTGTCGCAAGCCTCCCCAGGCCCGTTCGTGCGTGCGGTCGCGGTGTCACTCGCTCTGCTCACCGCCGGTGCCGCACTGACCCTGACCACCGGGCAGTTCGGAGGCGGCGACACCAAGCTCGCCGCGGTCATCGGACTCGCCCTCGGGCCCGACGCCTGGGCGGCACCGGTCGTCGCTGTGCTGTACGGCTTCGTCCTCGCCGCTGGTGCAGTGGCGGTACGGGCCTGCGCCGCCAAGGCGCGCCGCACCCCTCGACCGACGACGATCCCGATGGGACCGTTCCTCCTCGCGGGCGCGCTCACGGCCTCCCTGACGGCGAGACCCGCCTAG
- a CDS encoding MmyB family transcriptional regulator, which translates to MSSSSDDLRRESLRQLLRTRRRELDAASVGLPPKPHSRSRGLTIEQTAVLARLSVRGYAKLERGVYHAPRPETLDAVADALRMDERLRADLYFLATEHRPAAPRRPPTAAQPCHWGLARASAPHPALVTDHVSTVLAHNSHAEALFAETDPGTLTGTNLALWVFTEEAARGVQGIDVLRRSAIARLKATAIAYHEDEPVDGIIKQLHEIPGAELLWRHERARADRGPTLVRYRGPEHQAQQLTWTRTEGDDGTILHTGLPHAATPDDTPRPRP; encoded by the coding sequence ATGTCCAGTTCCAGTGACGACCTTCGCAGGGAGAGCCTGCGCCAACTGCTCAGGACCCGCCGGCGCGAGCTGGACGCCGCCTCGGTGGGCCTGCCCCCAAAGCCGCACAGCCGATCACGCGGGCTGACCATTGAGCAGACGGCCGTACTCGCCCGATTGAGCGTCCGCGGCTACGCCAAACTCGAAAGAGGCGTCTACCACGCCCCCCGCCCCGAAACCCTCGACGCGGTCGCCGACGCCCTGCGCATGGACGAACGCCTGCGCGCCGACCTGTACTTCCTCGCCACCGAACACCGGCCCGCCGCACCGCGCCGACCCCCGACCGCCGCACAGCCGTGCCACTGGGGGCTCGCCCGCGCCTCCGCACCCCACCCCGCCCTCGTGACCGACCACGTCTCCACCGTCCTCGCGCACAACAGCCACGCCGAGGCCCTCTTCGCCGAGACCGACCCCGGAACCCTAACCGGGACCAACCTGGCCCTGTGGGTCTTCACGGAGGAAGCAGCCCGCGGCGTCCAGGGCATCGACGTGCTCCGCCGCTCGGCCATCGCACGCCTGAAGGCAACAGCCATCGCCTACCACGAAGACGAGCCCGTGGACGGCATCATCAAGCAGCTCCACGAGATACCCGGTGCCGAACTCCTGTGGCGCCACGAACGCGCGCGGGCCGACCGAGGCCCCACCCTCGTCCGCTACCGCGGACCCGAGCACCAAGCCCAGCAACTGACGTGGACCCGCACCGAAGGCGACGACGGCACCATCCTCCACACCGGCCTACCCCATGCCGCGACACCGGACGACACCCCCCGGCCCAGGCCGTGA
- a CDS encoding SAF domain-containing protein, producing MAVSEARTARNGAGTWAAAPPPGTVPGKRRRVRAVRVWAGLFVSAVCAGLFVVAARGTDERTSVLVVAQRVEAGQVVQRTDLRETELRGGNVSGVVPVSSVDEVVGRVAVVPLVPGSLLSRDQVGESAGFPVAGQSLVAVSVKDGGAPPGLAIGQRVAVLAGPGQAAGPQNGAGAAPSLSAEGVVVAVRAASDATGGGSVVTLLVDAASGPRVAVLVDPRLVVLGSGGAG from the coding sequence GTGGCTGTGTCGGAGGCGCGGACGGCGCGGAACGGCGCTGGGACGTGGGCGGCTGCGCCGCCGCCGGGCACGGTGCCGGGAAAGCGGCGGCGTGTCCGTGCGGTGCGGGTGTGGGCGGGCCTTTTCGTCTCGGCCGTGTGCGCCGGGTTGTTCGTGGTGGCCGCGCGGGGGACGGACGAGCGGACGTCGGTACTCGTGGTCGCGCAGCGGGTCGAGGCCGGGCAGGTCGTGCAGCGCACGGACCTGCGTGAGACCGAGCTGCGGGGCGGAAACGTTTCCGGCGTGGTACCGGTGTCCTCGGTCGACGAGGTGGTGGGGCGGGTGGCGGTCGTGCCGCTGGTGCCGGGGTCGCTGCTGTCACGCGACCAGGTCGGCGAGTCCGCCGGGTTCCCCGTGGCGGGGCAGTCGTTGGTGGCGGTGTCGGTGAAGGACGGCGGCGCCCCGCCCGGCTTGGCCATCGGTCAGCGCGTCGCTGTCCTGGCGGGGCCGGGCCAGGCGGCGGGGCCGCAGAACGGTGCGGGGGCGGCGCCGTCGCTGTCGGCGGAGGGTGTCGTGGTCGCGGTGCGGGCCGCTTCCGATGCCACGGGCGGAGGGTCCGTGGTCACTCTGTTGGTGGACGCGGCGTCGGGGCCCAGGGTGGCGGTGCTGGTGGATCCGCGGCTGGTGGTTCTCGGCTCGGGTGGTGCGGGGTGA
- a CDS encoding CpaF family protein, translating into MSAYAAQLEGAGLPPMSGSQRREVAERLLTEAWRAETGRRLSAGLGVWDAGTEELVSRAVLDGLFGLGGLQGLLDDPNVENVHVNGADRVFVRFADGREEQVPPVAGSDAELVELVRTVATKAGQEERRFDRAVPRLNVQLTDGSRLFAVMAVTGRVSVSIRRHRYLSVSLRDLVRLGVCDEPLAAFLGALVRARKNLIVAGGTNVGKTTVLRALASAIPARERLITIEDTFELGLDCDPVAHPNVVAMQAREANLEGVGAVDQAELVRWGLRMGPDRVIVGEIRGAEVVPMCNAMSQGNDGSMSTLHSSTSRGVFTKLAAYAAQSPERLSLEATSLLVASAVHFVVHIAWASDGRRVVSSVREVVDADGPQVVSNEVYRPGPDRRAVPATAPRAETMDDLVAAGLDPHVFHRARWGGAP; encoded by the coding sequence TTGTCGGCGTATGCGGCCCAGTTGGAGGGTGCGGGCCTGCCGCCGATGTCCGGGTCGCAGCGGCGCGAGGTGGCCGAGCGCCTGTTGACGGAGGCGTGGCGGGCGGAGACCGGCCGGCGCCTGTCCGCGGGGCTGGGCGTGTGGGATGCGGGCACGGAGGAGCTGGTGTCGCGTGCCGTGCTGGACGGCTTGTTCGGCCTGGGCGGGCTCCAGGGTCTTCTGGACGACCCGAACGTGGAGAACGTCCATGTCAACGGCGCAGACCGGGTGTTTGTCCGCTTCGCCGACGGCCGCGAGGAGCAGGTTCCGCCGGTGGCCGGGTCGGACGCGGAACTGGTCGAACTCGTCCGCACCGTCGCGACCAAGGCCGGGCAGGAGGAGCGCCGTTTCGACCGCGCCGTGCCCCGGCTGAACGTGCAACTCACGGACGGTTCACGCCTTTTCGCCGTGATGGCCGTCACCGGCCGGGTGTCCGTCTCGATCCGCCGCCACCGCTACTTGAGCGTCAGCCTCCGAGACTTGGTGCGTCTGGGGGTGTGCGACGAGCCGCTCGCCGCGTTCCTCGGGGCGTTGGTGCGGGCCCGGAAGAACCTCATCGTCGCGGGAGGTACGAACGTCGGCAAGACCACCGTGTTGCGGGCGCTCGCCTCGGCCATTCCGGCGCGCGAGCGGCTGATCACGATTGAGGACACGTTCGAACTCGGCCTGGACTGCGACCCGGTCGCGCACCCGAACGTCGTTGCGATGCAGGCCCGTGAGGCGAACCTGGAGGGCGTCGGCGCGGTCGACCAGGCCGAACTGGTGCGCTGGGGCCTGCGGATGGGCCCGGACCGGGTGATCGTCGGGGAGATCCGCGGGGCCGAGGTCGTGCCGATGTGCAACGCGATGAGCCAGGGCAACGACGGCAGCATGTCGACGCTGCACTCCTCGACGTCGCGCGGCGTGTTCACCAAACTCGCCGCGTACGCGGCCCAGTCGCCCGAGCGGCTGTCGCTGGAGGCGACCAGTCTCCTGGTCGCCTCGGCCGTGCACTTCGTCGTCCACATTGCGTGGGCTTCGGACGGGCGGCGGGTCGTCTCCTCGGTCCGCGAGGTCGTCGACGCGGACGGGCCGCAGGTCGTCTCCAACGAGGTGTACCGGCCGGGACCGGACCGGCGGGCGGTCCCGGCGACGGCGCCGCGCGCGGAGACCATGGACGACCTGGTCGCCGCCGGACTGGACCCGCACGTCTTCCACCGGGCCCGCTGGGGCGGTGCACCGTGA
- a CDS encoding type II secretion system F family protein, with protein MNGPTAAVLGLGCGGGLAVAVSGFWPRREGDSGAAGADDRVAAAVARLGAQVRGMSVRRLIGVGVCAVVVGVLTGWPVAAVLAGAAAWALPVLVRPDRAARARTERIEAVAVWAEMLRDTLAAAAGLQQAIRATADVAPPALEAEIRALAARVERGDRLPDALRAFADDVDDPIADLVVAALLLAAERQAGQLAGLLGSLATATRDQVTVRLKADADRAGTRTSVRVVVVVTLAMAFGLLLFDRDYLTPYGTAEGQLVLAVVGALFALAFWWMARLADDKPPVRILRPSAADAELRPAGKEADR; from the coding sequence GTGAACGGCCCGACGGCGGCGGTGCTGGGCCTGGGGTGCGGCGGCGGGCTCGCGGTGGCCGTCTCGGGGTTCTGGCCCCGTCGCGAGGGCGATTCCGGAGCGGCTGGCGCCGATGACCGCGTCGCCGCGGCGGTCGCCCGGCTCGGTGCCCAGGTGCGCGGCATGTCGGTGCGGCGCTTGATCGGCGTCGGGGTCTGCGCGGTGGTGGTCGGGGTGCTGACCGGGTGGCCGGTCGCCGCGGTGCTGGCGGGGGCCGCGGCGTGGGCGCTGCCGGTGCTGGTGAGGCCGGATCGGGCGGCGCGGGCGCGGACGGAGCGGATCGAGGCGGTGGCGGTGTGGGCGGAGATGCTCCGCGACACCCTCGCCGCCGCCGCGGGCTTGCAGCAGGCGATCCGCGCGACCGCCGACGTCGCCCCGCCCGCCCTGGAAGCGGAGATCCGCGCGCTCGCGGCACGGGTCGAGCGCGGCGACCGGCTGCCGGACGCGTTGCGCGCGTTCGCCGACGACGTCGACGACCCGATCGCCGACCTGGTGGTCGCCGCACTGCTGCTCGCCGCCGAACGCCAGGCCGGGCAACTCGCGGGCCTGCTGGGGTCGTTGGCGACCGCCACCCGCGACCAGGTCACCGTCCGACTGAAGGCGGACGCGGACCGCGCCGGGACCCGCACCTCGGTCCGCGTGGTCGTCGTGGTCACCCTCGCGATGGCGTTCGGGCTGCTGCTGTTCGACCGTGACTACCTCACGCCCTACGGCACCGCGGAAGGGCAGCTCGTCCTCGCCGTGGTGGGGGCGTTGTTCGCCCTCGCCTTCTGGTGGATGGCGAGACTCGCCGACGACAAGCCCCCCGTCCGGATCCTGCGGCCCTCCGCCGCGGACGCGGAACTCCGGCCGGCGGGGAAGGAGGCGGACCGGTGA
- a CDS encoding type II secretion system F family protein: MNPLLAALLGVGTGLGLLLVVFGFFPPRVRLVDALAALHPAPEPPPPLTTPSEAGWASRFGRRLAPAVAACGLPLPAVRRDLRVLGRDVAVHRAEQATSAVFGLLVPPLLLAALAWLAGADPGVVWPVGAGVLCAAGFAFVPDLNVRNEARARREEMRHTLSAFCDLAVVALSGGAGVEQALGDAAATLDGTAAQNLRRALATAELTRVPPWGPLRRLGEETDVAELRELAATVALAGNEGAKVRTSLAAKASALRTRQLADAQGAAGQATERMSLPLVVLFAGFLIFLGYPALAHVLDAL; encoded by the coding sequence GTGAACCCCCTGCTCGCGGCGCTGTTGGGCGTCGGCACCGGACTCGGGCTGCTCCTGGTCGTCTTCGGGTTCTTCCCGCCGCGTGTGCGGCTGGTCGACGCGCTCGCCGCGCTGCACCCCGCGCCGGAACCACCTCCACCCCTCACCACCCCCAGCGAGGCTGGCTGGGCGTCGCGGTTCGGGCGCCGCCTGGCCCCGGCGGTCGCCGCGTGCGGGCTGCCGCTGCCCGCCGTACGCCGCGACCTGCGCGTCCTGGGACGCGACGTCGCCGTCCACCGCGCCGAACAGGCGACCAGCGCGGTGTTCGGGCTGCTTGTCCCGCCGCTGCTCCTGGCCGCGCTCGCGTGGCTCGCGGGTGCCGACCCGGGCGTGGTGTGGCCGGTCGGTGCGGGGGTGCTGTGCGCGGCCGGGTTCGCGTTCGTGCCCGACCTGAACGTCCGTAACGAAGCCCGCGCGCGCCGCGAGGAGATGCGGCACACCCTGTCGGCGTTCTGCGACCTCGCGGTTGTCGCGTTGTCCGGGGGCGCCGGTGTCGAGCAGGCCCTCGGCGACGCCGCGGCCACCCTCGACGGGACCGCCGCCCAAAACCTGCGCCGCGCCCTGGCCACCGCCGAACTCACCCGCGTCCCGCCCTGGGGGCCGCTGCGCCGTCTCGGCGAGGAGACCGACGTCGCCGAACTGCGCGAACTCGCCGCGACCGTCGCCCTGGCCGGGAACGAGGGCGCGAAAGTCCGCACCTCGCTCGCCGCCAAAGCCAGCGCGCTGCGCACCCGCCAACTCGCCGACGCCCAAGGAGCCGCCGGTCAGGCCACCGAGCGGATGTCCCTGCCGCTGGTGGTGCTCTTCGCCGGGTTCCTGATTTTTCTCGGCTATCCCGCCCTCGCCCACGTCCTCGACGCCCTGTGA
- a CDS encoding TadE/TadG family type IV pilus assembly protein — protein sequence MAPRPGYSRTGVSGRLRTVLRDERGAVSVQLVVLVPALMLIILTIVQYAFVQHAHHIAQSAASRALAAARVQTGTAADGDARARQVLAAISGDVLTDPKITVTWTADRVRVEITGTVIAVVPGTTLRVRAVAAGPVDRWS from the coding sequence GTGGCACCGCGACCCGGGTACTCCCGGACCGGCGTATCCGGTCGCCTGCGCACCGTGCTGCGCGACGAACGTGGCGCGGTGTCCGTGCAACTGGTCGTCCTGGTTCCCGCACTGATGCTGATCATCCTGACGATCGTCCAGTACGCCTTCGTCCAGCACGCCCACCACATCGCGCAGTCCGCCGCCTCCCGGGCGCTCGCCGCGGCCCGCGTCCAGACCGGCACCGCCGCGGACGGCGACGCCCGAGCCCGGCAGGTCCTCGCCGCGATCAGCGGCGACGTGCTCACCGACCCGAAGATCACCGTGACCTGGACAGCGGACCGGGTCCGCGTCGAGATCACCGGCACCGTCATCGCCGTGGTCCCGGGCACGACACTGCGGGTGCGCGCCGTCGCCGCCGGGCCGGTCGACCGGTGGTCATGA